The Malus domestica chromosome 10, GDT2T_hap1 nucleotide sequence AAGCTTTAGAAAAGTAGCGAATACGGTTGTTAAAAGCCCGAAACAGAGTTGTCCGGAAGCGGAAAAGTATGGGACAATTGTTAGAATTGGCCTACATCATCCCCAGTACAGGTTCTACAGGGACTATACGGTTCCTAATGGAGGACATGCCACATTCTCATTGTACAATACCACAAAGAGTTTTCACCGGAGTAATTATTCCCGGAGTTTTGCTGTCATTCCCGCAAGAGGTGCAGTGAGACATCATGCCCAACTTGCTTGGAAAAGGCTCTCCGAAAGATTTTCCTCTAGTGGTCGTGGATTCTCGCGCATAAATAATTTTGCGCAAGCTTTCAGCTTGGCTGTAACCCGTTCTAACCTGTTGCTTCCTGGTATTTTTGCCTTCACAAGTGGGAAGCTAGCATGGTCACAGATGTCTTTGGCAGAAACGGAATACCAACCACCAGGAAATACTTTGTACATGCGTGCACAGGATGGACATGCTTTTATGACCTCATTAGCGTTTGCAGTTTTAGAAGGTGCGATCTTGATATTCAGAGCAGTCACCCTAGGAATCTTGTTCACACCCAGCATAGTGATGGCTGCATTTGCTGACTGCTTTGGACCTGAGTTTAGGAAGTTGTGGCTTCATGTTGTTCACCGAACATTGGAATTGGCAGGCCCAGCTTTCATCAAATGGGGTCAATGGGCAGCTACACGGCCTGATCTCTTCCCGAGAGATTTATGCACTAAGCTCTCTGAGCTTCACACCAAAGCTCCAGAACATAGCTTTGCCTACACGAAGAAAACTATCGAACGGGCGTTTGGACGCAAGCTGCCCGAGATTTTTGACAACTTTGAAGAGAAGCCAGTAGCATCTGGAAGTATTGCTCAAGTGCATCGAGCTACTTTAAGATTTAGATACCCTGGTCAACAGATGAAGCCCATAGTAGTTGCAGTAAAGGTTAGACACCCTGGTGTTGGTGAATCAATTAGGAGAGATTTTTCTATAATCAATCTGGTTGcaaaaatttcaacgttcatTCCTGCTTTAAAGTGGTGGAGATTGGATGAAAGTGTGCAGCAGTTTGCAGTTTTTATGATGTCTCAAGTTGACCTAGCGAGGGAAGCTGCCCATTTGAGCcgctttatttataattttcgtAGATGGAAGGATGTCTCTTTCCCAAAGCCTGTGTATCCACTTGTGCATCCTGCTGTTTTGGTGGAGACTTATGAACAAGGGGAATGTGTCTCACACTATGTTGATGATCTTGAAGGGCATGATCGGATTAAATCTGCACTTGCTCACATCGGGACACATGCACTTTTGAAGATGCTCCTGGTAACATTTATACCCTTCATGTTTGTTGCAATGCATTTCTGCTTTAGAACTTTGGTGATTGCATTGTGTTTGAACCTCGTAAGCATCTCTTTGTAAAGTTAGTGATTTCTACTGTTTGATATAGCTGAAGGTTGTCTTAatactttaattttttaagaaaaagcaTAATTATCTTATGCATGAATGAGCCGATGACTATAAGCAGCTGACGACAGTCTCCGCGCCCAGCTTGCTATTATGCATTATgtgtaactttttattttcttttttttgttcagCATTTTGGAACATGTgccaaaaaaaatttctcccaTGTAAAATTACATGGTCGAGttttttatcctttttgttTAAGCATATTGGAACATCTCCCCTCTAAAGTGGTCAAGTTCAGTGGATAAGAAatggtgggttttttttttttttgggggggtggggggggggggtgtcaTGCGGTATATACTGTGTTATGTTTGATTTGCTATAGTTTGATTATTAGTGGGAACTTAGACGTTCTGGTCTTTGGTACTTTTCAGTACGTTCTAAGTTATGAGAATCTCTTCCTTCAGGTGGACAACTTTATTCATGCAGACATGCATCCTGGAAATATCCTTGTCCGGGTGGCTCAGAACAAGTCTTCTAGGAAGAGACTCTTCAAATCAAAGCCACATGTCATTTTCCTTGATGTAGGCATGACTGCTGAACTCTCTAAAAATGATAGAGTAAACTTAGTGGATTTTTTCAAGGCGGTTGCTTGTCGTGATGGGCGCACTGCTGCTGAGTGCACACTCAGACTATCAAAGCAACAGAAATGCCCTGACCCAAAGGCTTTCATTGAGGTACTGATTGTGATAAGGTTGCATGATTTGATTTTTCTATTGGAACTTGGAAGTTTATTTGTAATTCTACGTATGCTTAGGGAACTCAATTCTCTTGAACTTAAATTCTCTTGAACTTAATTCACCATAAAAGGTTTTGCCTCTTGTTTGGTTAGCTCattaaatacaacaacaacaacaaagccttttcccactaagtggggtcggctatatgaatcctagaacgcaattgcgctcgattttgtgtcatgtcctccgttagatccaagtacttaagtcttttcttagagtctcttccaaagttttcctaggtcttcctctaccccttcggccctgaacctctgtcccgtagtcacatcttcgaaccggagcgtcagtcggccttctttgcacatgtccaaatcaccggagccgattttctctcatctttcctacaatttcggctactcctactttacctcggatatcatcattcccaatcttatcctttctcgtgtgcccacacatcccacgaagcatcctcatctccgctacacccattttgtgtacgtgttgatgcttcaccgcccaacattctgtgccatacaacatcgctggccttattgccgtcctataaaattttcccttgagcttcagtggcctacgacggtcacacaacatgccggatgcactcttacacttcatccatccagctcgtattctatggttgagatctccatctaattctccgttctcttgcaagatagatcctaggtagcgaaaacggtcgctttttgtgatcttcgctagattgctccggtcattagtgtggataagtatataaatggatagagataggaaagcaaacacaagatgtacgtggttcacccagattggctacgtctacggaatagaagagttctcattaattgtgaagggtttacacaagtacataggttcaagctctcctttagtgagtacaagtgaatgatttagtacaaatgacattaggaaatattgtgggagaatgatctcgtaatcacgaaacttctaagtatcggagtgtggtgtcgtcttgacttgccttatctgtctcataggtagatgtggcatcttctctggaagtactcttcctccatccagggggtggtatctttaactggtggagatgcacaaggtaatgtatcaatttcacttgaagcttacttgtagtttcaggcttggtcaagcgcgatacaaaccatgtagtaggagtcccccaagtcgccgagctagggggtctgctgaaagaggtgacagacaaggtaagcaatcagagctccgactgattgttcaccttctccccatcttgcagcagcatgaaggataaagagaagaaaattgagaagagatgatatgagatacttttgcttttgaagaagtaactctccacaggcttattcttgaactgagctggagggttttctggtttcctccagaatataaggccgactgaagaatttgagggtcaaaacaagtccatcaaatctagagtacgttcaaccctgctgatatgggatacttttgcttttgacaaagtaatggatgtatcggcacgtgtgctgttacgcttgtctccacatgcttccttgtatccttcgcacttgccctatctgtccctcaagcagatgcggaatcttccctggaaacataagatgttgaagatgagtactcgagagcaatgccaggtaagtaatcaggtaaggggttccaggcagtcagttcctggctggaagcttgattccaagtgctgactgattgctctctttctccttgtcttgcaggtaaaaacaaggccaaaggaaaagacagggaaaaagcatgatatgggatactcttgcttttaaccctgatgatatgagatattcttgctctagtatagcttgtttgcagaggtattatcggggggaaagaaagctgaatatttcgaaaggcttcgttgggagtgccctctcagatatgatgaagggttgagcatttttgcaggtctgcctgtccgttggggatggaggtcgacatatataggagtctccctaacaacaagtagtaatgctattcctttaccctgcttggtcatagcacggtagtgggagttgccagtttcacatgttttaactctgtcagagcactttgaaaaagtggtctgtggtatctggctctcgagattcggagaacgatgcctcttcgatttttgagaaagcaatcatgctgggggtctggctctcgagattcggagagcagtgtctcttcgatttttgaggaagtaatcatgttgggagtctggctctcgagattcggagggcggtgcctattcgattttggagcaagcaatcttgttgggagtgttgtctcgaatgtgagtaaaggttgggcatgtttgctagtctaccttgccacgaagcacaaaggttgacacacagggactttccaattatccagcaatggtactgttcctttaccctctcttcgattttgagaaagtagtcatgttgggagtctggctctcgagatttggaggacggtgcctcttcgatatccagcagtggtactgttcctttacccttgtgggtaataatatggtagctagaccttcaaaatttatgtgtctaaactttgttagtgctgtttctttgctattcttttacctttcttggtcagagcgatgtagtgggagctgcaagcttcacgtgctcaactttggcagagaactttggcaaattcatctgtggtacccatgagctattgttgcgtgtgggaagtggatgattgaacagtaagattcatgtgctttctacttcaccagaagtctgcgacagaatgcccataatttctgcaaagttgagtgtgcgtgtgacaggtgctgacaaggctagaaaagtaggtgcctcttcgatttctgagatcggccctcgtggtctctgagcagcccagcttttgagaaagcgagcgcctcttcgattgattcggagaacgatgcctcatcgatttttgagaaggcaatcatgctgggggtctggctctcgagattcgaggagcagtgtcttcgatttttgagaaagtaatcatgttgggagtctggctctcgagattcggagggcggtgcctcttcaattttggagcaagcaatcttgttaggagtgttttctcgaatgtgagtaaaggttgggcatgtttgctagtctaccttgccacgaagtaCAGAGGTTgccacacagggactttccaattatccagcaatggtactgttcctttaccctctcttcgatttttaagaaagtagtcatgttgggagtctggctctcgagattcggaggacggtgcctcttcgattttggagcaagcaatcttattgggagtgttttctcaaatgtgagtaaaggttgggcatgtttgctagtctaccttgccacgaagcacagaggttgacacacagggactttccaattatccagcagtggtactgttcctttacccttgtgggtaataatatggtagctagaccttcaaaatttatgggtctaaactttgttagtgctgtttctttgctattcttttacccttcttggttagagcgatgtagtgggagctgcaagcttcacgtgctcgactttggcagagaactttggcaaagttatctgtggtacccatgagctattgttgcgtgtgggaagtgggtgattgaacagtaagattcatgtgttttctacttccccagaagtcttcgacagaatgcccataatttccgcaaagctgagtgtgcgtgtgacaggtgctgacaaggctggaaaagtaggtgcctcttcgatttctgagatcggccctcgtggtctctggggagcccagttttttagaaagcgagcgcctcttcgatttctgagatcggccttcgtggtctttgagcagcccaacttttgagaaagcaaacgcctcttcgatttctgagatcaaccctcgtgatctctaagcagcccagcttttgagaaagcaaacgcctcttcgatttctaagcaggcgcctcttcgatttctgaagctccgtcgagtgcagatttttataggggctggcattaagttccaaagcacacttgaatctccaccagtagaagcttcattcttgcacttctaagatcttgatttgtccgacctcttctctcttcaacacttttgaaaatgtctggcccttccgaccgtcgttttgacctgaaccttgttgaagaggcagccccgccttctccagacaacatatgacgcccatccttcgtctcccctactggtcctcttaccgttggggattccgtgatgaagaatgatatgaccgctgcggtggtggtcaggaaccttctcactcccaaagataacagactactttccaaacggtctgatgagttagttgttaaggattcgctggctctcagtgttcagtgtgcaggttctgtgtctaatatggcccaacgcctatttgctcgaacccgccaagttgaatcattggcggctgaagtgatgagtctcaaacaggagattagagggctcaagcatgagaataaacagttgcaccggctcgcacatgactatgctacaaacatgaagaggaagcttgaccagatgaaggaaactgatggtcaggttttacttgatcatcagagatttgtgggtttgttccaaaggcatttattgccttcatcttctggggctgtaccgcgtaatgaagctccaaatgatcaacctctgatgcctcctccttctagggttctgtccagtactgaggctccaaatgatccccctccggtgccttctctttctggggctctaccgactgctgagacttctcctaagcaacctttgtgaaggctccctcttgtgtgtttattttgactcatgtatatgtatatatttgtagcttatcggggatatcaataaataagctttccttcatttcaacgtattgtgttaaatacaccaaagccttcttcgctaagttctttgaattttcttttgttgaagcttgtatgttgaagctttctgagtggagcatgtaggttggggtagtgttcccttaatttctcgagtgaagaaaacttctcggttggagacttggaaaatccaagtcactgagtgggatcggctatatgaatcttagaacgccattgtgcttgATCCTGTGTCAtatccttcgttagatccaagtattctaagtcttttcttagagtctcttccaaagttttcctaggtcttcctctaccctttcggccctgaacctctgtcctatagtcgcatcttctaatcggagcgtcagtaggccttctttgcacatgtccaaaccaccgtaaccgattttctctcatctttccttcaatttcggctactcctactttaccccggatatcctcattcctaatcttatcctttctcgtgtgcccacacatccaacgaagcatcctcatctccgctacacccattttgtgtacgtgttgatgtttcaccgcccaacattctgtgccatacagcatcgccggccttattgccgtcctataaaattttcccttgagcttcagtggcatacggcggtcacacaacacgccggatgcacttttccacttcatccatccagcttgtattctatggttgagatctccatctaattctccgttcttttgcaagatagatcctaggtaacgaaaacggtcgctctttggtatttcttgatctccgatcctcacccctaactcgttttggcctccatttgcactgaacttgcactccatatattctgtctttgatcggcttaggcgaagacctttagattccaacacttctctccaaaggttaagctttgcatttaccccttcctgagtttcatctatcaacactatatcgtctgcgaaaagcatacaccaaggaatatcatcttgaatatgtcctgttaactcatccattaccaacgcaaaaaggtaaggacttaaggatgagccttgatgtaatcctacagttatgggaaagctttcggtttgtccttcatgagttcttacggcagtctttgctccttcatacatatcctgtatagcttggatatatgctactcgtactcctttcttctctaaaatcctccaaagaatgtctcttgggaccctatcatacgctttttccaaatctataaagaccatgtgtaaatcctttttcccatctctatatctttccatcaatcttcgtaagagatagattgcctccatggttgagcgccctggcatgaacccgaattggttgtccgaaacccgtgtctcttgcctcaatctatgctcaatgactctctcccagagcttcattgtatgactcattagcttaatacccctatagttcatgcaattttgtacgttgcccttattcttgtagataggcaccaaagtgctcgttcgccactcatttggcatcttcttcgttttcaaaatcctattgaaaaggtcagtgagccatgttatacctgtctctcccaaaagtttccacacttcgattggtatatcgtctgggcctattgcttttttatgcttcatcttcttcaaagttacaaccacttcttccttccggattcgccgataaaaagagtagtttctacactcttctgagttactcaactcccctaaagaagcactcatttcatgtccttcattgaaaagattatgaaaataacctctccatctgtctttaaccgcattctctgtagcaagaacctttccatcctcatccttgatgcacctcacttggtttaggtcccttgtcttcttttcccttgctctagatagtttatagatatccaactctccttctttggtacctagtcgtttatacatatcgtcgtaagccgctaacttagcttctctgacagctttcttcgcctcttgcttcgcttttctatacctttcaccattttcatcggtcctctccttgtataaggctttacaacattccttcttagccttcacctttatttgtacctcctcattccaccaccaagattccttttggtgtggggcaaagcccttggactctcctaatacctcttttgctacttttcagatacaactagccatggaatcccacatttggctagcttccccctctctatcccacacacattgggtgattaccttctctttgaaaatggcttgtttttcttcttttagattccatcatctagtccttgggcacttccaagtcttgttcttttgtcttactcttttgatatgtacatccatcaccaacaagcgatgttgattagccacgctctctcctggtataactttgcaatccttacaagttatacgatcccctttcctcattagaagaaaatctatttgtgtttttgacgacccactcttgtaggtgatcacatgttcttctctcttcttaaagaaggtgttggctaagaagagatcatatgccattgcaaaatccaagatagcttccccatcctcgtttctctccccaaaaccatggccaccatgaaaacctccatagttgcctgtctccctgcccacgtgtccatttaaatctcctcctataaataacttctccgtctgagcaattccttgcaccaagtctccaagatcttcccaaaatttctccttcgaactcgtatccaaccctacttgaggtgcgtacgcactaatcacattgataacttcttgtcctattacaatcttgattgccatgattctatctcctaccctcttgacatctacaacatcttgtaccaaggtcttgtccacgatgatgccaacaccgtttctcgttctatttgtgcccgaataccaaagtttaaaccctgagttttctagatcctttgccttactaccaacccacttagtttcttgtaggcacataatatttatccttcttctcaccataacttccactacttccatagattttcccgttaaggttcctatattccacgttcctaaacgcattttgctctcttgaactctacccttctgtcctagcttcttcaccttcccccgtctaataggatcaaagtacttcttttgtgtgtcccgggtaaagttgataggagcatatgctcccaaataactttgagtggagtcgttcgaaaataagtttctatggcccccttgctcatttaacactgcatccgggtgccgatggagatacagcgacccttgctcacttatcactgtgctcgggccacacagcgcgccacttacgggtgacgccctagctttagcgcgattttgttctggattcattttcataaggattcgacgtgatcatggagtgccggctgtcgactacctgacgccctccccctcctcctttatccgggcttgggaccggccatgtaagacataggcggagttggtTAGCTCATTAAATAAATTGCAAATTTTATATCCcctttaaatttatatattcatcaTTAAGCTAAAGATTATGTAAAGAAATATTTCATATTTGGAaatattttgaatcaaactttccCTGGTAATAATTTCTTGTCTTGTGAATTATATTAATCACAGTTGCAAGATGTGATATGTGTACTATACACtccttgtttcatttattcgtGTATTGTAGACAAGTGCAGTTCTTAAATGTTATTACGTACTTGAGAAGCTTGCTTTACAAGTTTCCCTCAATCTACTATTGTTCCTACAGGAAGTGGAGGAGTCATTTGCTTTCTGGGGTACTCCAGAAGGTGATCTAGTCCATCCTGCTGAGTGTATTGAGCAGTTACTGGAGAAAGTTAGGCGTCACAGAGTCAATGTTGATGGCAATGTCTGTACTGTCATGGTAACGACTTTGGTACTTGAGGTAATTCCGTTTTCCTTTATATATCCACCACGGCTGAAGCATGGCTATTCTCTTATGAAATGAAACCTGTTGTTGCATTCTGTAATCCTTGCAATAAAAGCACGAGCAATTGCCCGTCTGTTGTTGATTGCTCAACTCCTTTCTGCTTCTCTTTATAAAgccaattttattttcttagaaAACTAAAACGAATGGGATTAGATTTCACAACTGATGGTTGATTATTTGAGTGATTTCGTCGATAACTGCTCCACATATCTGAGTGATTGTGTTTTGCAGGGATGGCAGCGGAAACTCGACCCTGGGTACGATGTGATGCACACATTGCAAACGCTACTTCTCAAAGCCGACTGGGCAAAGTCCCTTTCCTACACAATTGAGGGGCTAATGGCTCCATAAGAAGGTCTTTGTCAGTGCTACTGCTACAATTACAAAAACAATTTTGACACTTTTGAATCCCAAAATATACCAGTCCCAAGAAAAAAGGGACACGAATGctttgatctttaattttatttcattttattcaATATTTTGAAGGTTCAATCCTTTGTGTATTATTTAGCTTGTTTTCGGCGAAAAGGGTTTCCTGTTTTGAAGCCTGAAGCAAAAACAGtagaggaaaaaaaagagaaataaagtgAAGATGTATTCTTTCCTGTACAGCTTGCAGTTTTATAAATTAATGCCTTCCTTGAGATTACTTACTTGACATATCTATTGGAAATAGATCATCGC carries:
- the LOC103412447 gene encoding uncharacterized protein produces the protein MSRFLTLRSFRKVANTVVKSPKQSCPEAEKYGTIVRIGLHHPQYRFYRDYTVPNGGHATFSLYNTTKSFHRSNYSRSFAVIPARGAVRHHAQLAWKRLSERFSSSGRGFSRINNFAQAFSLAVTRSNLLLPGIFAFTSGKLAWSQMSLAETEYQPPGNTLYMRAQDGHAFMTSLAFAVLEGAILIFRAVTLGILFTPSIVMAAFADCFGPEFRKLWLHVVHRTLELAGPAFIKWGQWAATRPDLFPRDLCTKLSELHTKAPEHSFAYTKKTIERAFGRKLPEIFDNFEEKPVASGSIAQVHRATLRFRYPGQQMKPIVVAVKVRHPGVGESIRRDFSIINLVAKISTFIPALKWWRLDESVQQFAVFMMSQVDLAREAAHLSRFIYNFRRWKDVSFPKPVYPLVHPAVLVETYEQGECVSHYVDDLEGHDRIKSALAHIGTHALLKMLLVDNFIHADMHPGNILVRVAQNKSSRKRLFKSKPHVIFLDVGMTAELSKNDRVNLVDFFKAVACRDGRTAAECTLRLSKQQKCPDPKAFIEEVEESFAFWGTPEGDLVHPAECIEQLLEKVRRHRVNVDGNVCTVMVTTLVLEGWQRKLDPGYDVMHTLQTLLLKADWAKSLSYTIEGLMAP